GCCTTGCATATAATGATGCTCGCACCACCAAGAGGTGGTGAGGCTCACGCCTTGCAAATTGGAGGCAGCAATGCTTAGACCTCGCAAATCGACAATGCCCAAGCATCGCTAGGAGACCACAAGGCTCAAGCCAAATCGATGAGCCTCATGGTTGCTAGAGGccgtgaggctcgagcctcgttAGATCAATGACGCTCAAGCGTCACCAAGAGGTGTCGAGGCTCACACCTCACAGATCGGTGATGCTCGGGCCCCATCAAACGGAGCTCACCGGCCATTGCCATGTTCAGTGACCggttgaggaaaagaaaaggaaataaaaaaaatcaaaatcaaaatcaaaatcaaatttttaaataataaaaaaagaacagaataaaaaagtaaaaacaaaaaatgatcaTGAGAAATATATGgacgaaaatcaaattagatatagaatggtagaaaatattttccattttaatttcatattttagccGAATATCGAacaatattatcattttcttggaaaatgactttttgaaaaacatttttcataattgAACGAAGccataaattataaaacaaaCAAGTTTAAATTACAAGGAGAAAGTTCAAACTCCACGGACCCTCAAACATATTCTCTGTGGAAACAAGTGCATGCAAAAGGGGTAAAAAAGTGTCATCACTTCCTAAACTTTGGTATCTCCAGAACAATGAGAATTACAGATAGAACGCCAATACTAATTCCATAAGCAAGATTCCACTTCTTCCCCTCTTCGCCTAAATGAATTCCATAGAAAACATTCGCGATCGCAAAAATGATCAAAACCCGCCCCACATTTTGGTGATACCAATTCCAGTATTCTCGCACCTTCAATCCCTTCCTCGGTCGAACCCAAATTGCCATCACCTGCCAAATTCACacaaaaaatagaagaagacaTAAATTCTTATTAACTAAGAAAGACGGCAAATATACACGATAGAAAATGAGATCAAGAGGGGAAACACTGTAGATAATATTAGGTAAATCATTCTTCCAATACATAACAACGTGTAGAAGAAGCATTGCAGCATGGCTAGTGAAGGTATGTCTGTCTCCCATCTTTTTCCCTTATTCATGTGTCCAAAGAAATTATCTACATATGGAAATCTAATGTTGTATGTGCATGCTTTGAACTTGATAAAGAAACTgaattttgtgtgtgtgtgtgtgtgtgtgtgtgtgagagagagagagagagagagattcaccTGGAGGCAGCCAAGAAAAAGGATGAAGATTCCCAGGCCCTTGTGGGTGGAGACGCTGCTGGCACTGATCTTGTTTTCCAACACGAACCCGCAGATGATTCCCAGCAAACCCAAAACGAAGGCCGAGGACTGAACTGCGGCGTGCACGTAGAACCACATCGGGTCGTACTGCTTGCAGTGACGAGCAACGATTATCCCAGCGATCATCAAGATGCTCCATCCCAAGATGTTCAGGATCCCATGGCTCCTCCTCAGGCCGGTATAGCGCCTGCTCTCAGTCGTGGTTTGGCCTGCCCCGCAATTTGCATGCCGAATAACCCCATGTTAGAAAGAGCTTGATCTAGCACTTAGCGTCTAGATCATAGAAAAGAAAGTTGAAACAATGATGGCaactcttattattattattatttaagatATGCATGTACCTCGACCCAATTGAGGTAAAAATGATGGCGACTCTCAAATCATTTTGCCTCAAAAGACTTTTTCAAACTTATTcaggtaaaataaaaaattaaagaaaagaccCTTTCGAATTTGAGATTAACCGGACAGTCCTGAGATTGCTTTTTGATAACTATAAGTAAAATGTCAGCGTCCACATTGGGTCAACTGGGGGCAATTTTTCGTATTCTATTTCTTTCCGTCCAAACGGCAAAGATCAGTATGTGTGACAAGGAATGGCACACTTCAACTCCTCCGCCAATGTAACGCTTACCTGCCCCCCTTGACATTGAGAGGTACTTAAAAGTGCCCGTAAAGGATCAAGACATTATCGGCCGAACTTTATTATATGTGAGGAAAATCACATAACGAAATATCTACATTAGCAgtgatattttagggttttAATATGACCACTTCCTTTATTTATGCATACACAAGTTATATTGTCGCTCTCCACTCAATATTTTGTACTATATGATTGATTGGGTGAAAAGAGAAGAGGACGCGGGCCAAagacatcctgaatttttttttccataaattagACTCCTTTGAACCACCCTCTAGCTTATTATTTTCAGTGTGATTAATTTTCTGTATATAGGTAAATATGTACAGTGGTTTCATGTATCTCAAGTCAAATCCTTCTTCAAATTTTCCCATTAAAAAGGGTTTGGCATCCCACATGCCATGATAATGCTCGAGCAAGAAACAGGCAATGGACCCATCAATAGTCAACGTGTGCATAAAACGTACACTTCGACACATGTATACATTTAATCAGTTTTTTATAGTTGGTGCTAGACccatttccattaaaaaataaaaagaaaaaagaaaaaatattgagaaaaaaagttaGCAATAAAGTAACAATTATGGAGCAGTTGAAACATCAAACTATccacattttaattaaatattgaatatataataaatattttaatcttgTGTAATGACTCattcaaaatttaacaataaaggATTTAagcaatttaatccaaaattttCACGTCTATAATCTAATTTCGTTGtagcctctcttcctctcttttgtttatGTTTGAAAACGGAAGAAACTGTTCTTATTCCAAACAAGTACTTGCATgcattataatattttatgtaaaaactcaaactttatGCAGTCTGTGCATATTATCAAACcatattcttatcttttcttttcttttttctttttcatttgcttCCTCCTTTCATCACTTCCTCTTCATCTTTGTTTTAATGTCTACCAAAATGGTTATGTCTCTGgaaaaaatggagaagttatcaAATATCTACCCAAAATGCCTGGCACTAACCCACCTACCACATGAAACCcatcaaacaaaaattaaatcCATTATTTTTCCGTTTCGTTCTAAGACTAACCTTGGACAATCTAATTCGATGTCATCGCATTAATTTAGTGATCGAAGTTGTAATTTTGTCGAATTTGTTTTGTCCCATAAAAATCTCTATGACCCTGGCCCCGATTATTTTGCAAACTCATTCACTTCTATTCCAATTCTGTAAATTGACTTTTGGTTGCTCTTGCTTGcattattgtgaaattgagtgaaaagtTATAGGTGAAAAGTGGGGACAAAGAAACGTAAAACCCTCCTAAGACAATCCCGTGATCCTACCTTGCCgaggttaaattaggtttttgCGTAGATAAACAGCATTTGATCAATGTCTAAGAGACCAACAGAAGTCTTGACTCAAGATGTAATCCATTGTCGtaaatgatatgatcacaaattgatccttgatcttttttgatatatacacaatgatcctcatctatcattgtaaagtcatatgccattatggcattatgaaaacgtatatatccTTGTCTTGACGAcgttaaggccatatatcgacccccaaagtcgacataccttttcttcttggcctttcactatgaaaccaacaggttgttccatatatatttcatcctctattctccattgaggaaagcagtctttacatccatttgatgtaactcaagatccatactaaacactattgccgaactatgcgaatcaaggcaaatcttactataggagaaaatatcttcataa
This region of Eucalyptus grandis isolate ANBG69807.140 chromosome 8, ASM1654582v1, whole genome shotgun sequence genomic DNA includes:
- the LOC104416282 gene encoding cytochrome b561 and DOMON domain-containing protein At3g07570-like, producing MAILKNGQLLKEQYHKISANKWEFLLSTPFTDSYIAMGFLKNGQMVGSSAMVRWVSSGVFVMKGAGQTTTESRRYTGLRRSHGILNILGWSILMIAGIIVARHCKQYDPMWFYVHAAVQSSAFVLGLLGIICGFVLENKISASSVSTHKGLGIFILFLGCLQVMAIWVRPRKGLKVREYWNWYHQNVGRVLIIFAIANVFYGIHLGEEGKKWNLAYGISIGVLSVILIVLEIPKFRK